tctccctttatatatatatatatatatatatatatatatatatatatatatatatatatatatataatatctatatatatatatctatatatatatataatatatatatatatatatatagatatatatatatatatatatatatatatatatatatatatatatatatatatatatatatatctatatatatatacgcacacacacacacacacacacacacacacatatatatatatatatatatatatatatatagtatatatatatatatatatatatatgtgtgtgggtgtgtgtgtgtgtgtgtgtgtgtgtggtgtgggtgtgtgagtTTTTATGTGGCCCTGTTCGTGAAAAATAATGAacagaaaaatacaaacatacaaataaatcgTACTTGCTCCCCATGATGAGGCAATTCGCCCAGAAACTTCGTGAGCTGAACTGCCCTTCACACGGCATGACAAATTCATCGGGCGAATTGTCATGAAAGTAtttcggacaaaaaaaaaaaaaaaataaaataaaaataaaaacactaaaactaaaatttatgtaCGGCTATTGAAAAAGGCTTTGCTGAAACTTTTATTGGTTTGGTAAAGTTAGATTCAATTATTTGGAAAAACACGAATTGACTCGACGAAACAGAACGTTGGGCCGTTTATTGACAGGCTATACAGTCACTGAGTGGCGTTATTACTTAGATATTCATctgaagttattaaaaaaaagcgACACATGTCATTTACAAGACAATTTATTTGTCAGCTAAACAGTTGCTGAATGACgttgaatatagatatattaatttgaATTCAAATATGAATAAACAATACACCATTATGTAAAGAGAGGCGTTATTAAAAAGGAGACATATCAttacaaaatttatttgtaagCAAAACAGTTACTGAAAGTCGTTGATTATGGATATATGTGTTTaaatttaataacaaataaaaaagctGTTTCAATACATAACAAATGGCGTTATTAATGGAGATATTCTTTCTAAACTTACATAAAAAGGTGAAGTATCAATATATGACATTTTGTCTGTAATCTAAACAGTCactgaaagtaaaaaaattgtAAGTATTATGTTTAAATTCacgaataaattaaaaataaaattattacacgACGCACTTTTTCTCATTACTTTAACACCAGAGCGAGGAGAGAAAGACGCATTGCATGCAAGTGCGTGTACTCTTTCACAAGGACGAGACATTTGCAGGAACGTTTTAATAGAGCAATTGCAACAATTTGATGCCGCTGATAATTCGCCgtccctcttctctttctctctttcttttcatgacCCATAACGCTATTGACACTTTACACATTCCGCTGTTTACTGTCCTTCCTCGCAAAATCGACGACTGTTGATACTTCGTGCAGATAAGCCCTCTGTTGTTGATATGGCAGGGCGCCCGTGCAATTATCATTGCTCTCTGGAACGTCGGGACGGTATATATTATACCGGCCGTAACGAGCCGGCTAACGACGAAAACGTCTCCACGGATTTGATGACAGTTATAAAGCAAAACATTGCAGTTTTGCGAAGGGAATGAATGGGTCTCCGGACGGGAGATTAAGCTTTCTTCCGCAAACAAAGGCGAGGCCGGATTGAGACAGCCATCTCTTCGGTCAATATGCTTTTCGTTATTTGTCTATATTCTTATTCGACCAGCTATAATGAGTCTATTCGTTCCCTGAGGTAGCTACGCGCTGGATGTTCTCGCTACGACGGAGTGAAACCCACCTTACAAATCGGGATTTCAAATGTTTTGAAACGTGTGAGGTGACGTTTAGGAAACGATATATGTTGTAAAAGGTTACACAATATCAGCGGTAATAACACAAGGCAGGGATTAAATTCTTACATcatcctaaaaagaaaaaaaaagacaggttgAATTATCTCCATCGGAACAGAAGCAAAGTCCGAGTCGATTTGCAAAGTCTCCCTTACTTTTGCCCGTTTTCTTTCATGTTCAAAGATAGGAAGTAAAAAATTAAGCAAATGACTCATGCTTTATTAAGCCGCTGGCTTGATTCCGCCGCGCTTGAATCTAGCGAGTTTCAGGGGGGAGGacggcttttctctctctctctctctctattctatgcCTTTTTCACTAATTTCATTCTTAAACTATCTTTCTATCTTCATTCTACACTGCACTACTTTGATAAATAGGTGACTTTATTCGCAttaatttccttttcttattctaatttcatttttaaactaCCTCGTCTGAATTTATTCCCTTTCAATTTCAACCATCGACCTTCGTTCTAAACTGGGTTACTTTGATCGGtgaatttatttcaattcattttatttttctaatttcatcTTCAAACTATCTTCTTAAACTCTCTTTCTATCTTCTgcctttattccttttttaatttcaaaaccaTCGAACCTTCATTCTCACTACTACTTGATAAATAGGTGACTTTATTcccattaatttcctttttttttctaatttcattcTAAAAACTACCTCGTCCTGAATTTATTCCCTTTCAATTTCAACCATCGACCTTCGTTCTAAACTGGGTTACTTTGATCGGtgaatttatttcaattcatttcatttttctaattTCATCTTCAAACTATCTCgtctattccttttttatttcagtcaTCGACCTTTATCTTAGACTGCATAACTTTTGATATCAGGGGTTCATAACAAGGGGTACCCATACCCCTTTGGGGTATGAGAACCCCATCCTGGGGGCATGGGACttggatattgttatatatttgattttaatgtgtcaatgtatacatgggtacattttgtaaataaataactgtataaaactataaatggttttgattttcttgtatgttctattcctagccaTTCATACCTTCAAGGTGAGGCTAGCCTctgcgactcctcctttctgtagagtgaaaatcgcccttatggctaatctggtagtgtcagtttgtatattaagccttcttttgactgtgttctttgtaaaatcagtttgcctcagtaaagggtccgaataggaccgaaagtacttggctatctcaattttttcattttttccttcgtggcaaaaaaaaaaaacctttatttatacctaAAGTTAtgtaataaactaaatatatcaAGTTACATTGTCCAGAAATAGGACTTGGGTGAACTTAAAGAAatggggtatggaaccatattggggaattcatggggggggggggggtcttgagTCATCAAGGGTTAAGAACCTATGCATTAAATCAAATCAATTCATAGTTAATAACTAATACCTATAGCTGTTAATTAGGTTAAATTCCATTACGTTGAACACACTAATAACAAATTTTGTTATTGGTGAATTAAAACgataagtgaattaaaatgataacgcgcagaggggagagagagagagagagagagagagaaagacattgGGTAAATAGACCAAAGCGAGGCGACAGTGCAATAAAACCTACGGGTTTAAAACACCTAACACTTGGGCATTAGAGCATTAGAAAGATAATGGAGTTAATatgattattaaaaatatatcaaagctgaagaagagaaagacgcacatatatatatatatatatatatatatatatatatacactatatatataatatatatatatatatatatatataatatatatatatatacaatatatatatatatatacatatatatatatatatatatacatatatatatatatacatatatatatatatatatatatatatatatatatatatatatatatatataatatacaaataatttctcgcactcacatattttatatatgcttaaaaatcccagtagatgcacgtgacttcattatataagagaataccacggataatgacagacattttctttgtggtattcgcttacacacacacacatttatatatatatatatatataatatatatatatatatataatatatatatatatatatatatatatatatatatgaataacttgatcacgaagtatataaaacgtgatgctatgtataaataaaggttttttgccacgaaggaaaatatatgtatataaaactacttatgttctttctctagagagagagagagagagagagagagagagagagagagagagagagagaatggaatccAACGTGATAAGATACAGGCAAAAAACTAACATGATGAGACAACGGTCATTAGTGTCTCATGACGTTATGTTTTTCGAACATCTGTGAATGTGGGGCATGACAGGTGTTACGATTTCCTAAAATAGAAAGACGGTAAAAGGTTCTCCGTCTCTTGACAGGGAGGAGGTGATACATAGAAGAAGATAGggaggcgggagggggggggggggggggggggggggggggaggggtaccACTTAACGCCGAAATAGGAAAGGAAAAAGGTGaaagattaaataaaagcaaGTAAAAGGAAAGGTAGATGGCgaacattgaataaaataatcGGTCACAtgtaatacaaagaaaaaaaaaaagccagtacTACTGGAGATACGCCTCAGGTCAAATGAAATATAATCTAGCTGGAGAATTTTAGATAaccggtcaaaaaaaaaaaaaaaaaaaaaaaaaaaatgtagagcaTAAACGACTAAGGTGAAATGAAATAAGATATAGCTGGTGGCTTTTGGATAATCGGTCGTCAAGAAATAccgaaaatataaaattcaaaaaaaaaaaaaaaaaaaaaaaaaacacagattaaattttcaaaaacaaaacggATATGGGAAGTTATTGGAAGAGAATTCTTTCTTCACAAAAGGGATACTCGgtcctttttttaattcttgaaCAATAGCCTTCTTTCAAACAACGAATTTTAATCacttttttatatgattattatcattatcattaaaaaaatacacacagtCGTATGGCGTAAGTCAGTAAAGCTTCTGTAGAATACAATACGtataaaaaacacaacaaaactaaaagaaaaagtgAAGTGAATATAAGTGTTaggaaaaaaagggcaaaaatgaCCGAAGATGCAGCAAATTAGTAACGAATAATTAAACATCATGGTGACATAGTATCCCCTATAAGGGTACCATTACAACGTAACTCTGAATCAAGCCAGGAGTCCCACAGGCAACCGCACTaaaaactcccttgttacgtatTGAGTGAAGGAGCAACTACACGTACAATATTACCAAAGCCTCTTTGAAGATTGaaaagtccaaaaaaaaaaaaaaaaaaaaaaaaaaaaaaaaaaaaaaaaaaaaaaaacgaggaataTTTCTTATTAGGAGGaatctatggggaaaaaaatactcataatcaAATCATCAATTCCGTGTTGAATAAGGGCAACAGGTTACTGGTAAATTGTCTTTTCCATTTCTTACGCATTAACATTTACTAAAGGTAACGCACATTACTCTgcctttacgagagagagagagagagagagagagagagagagagagagagagagagagagagaggctgggaaaGTTTAAACACTACTTAAATGCTGTTGAATGCATTACGGTTTGCACCGAGAAAGAGCCAGTGCTAACATAAGGCTGCCGACATCTAGATAAATATAAGTAGTTAGCTTAAGACGACAATATAATAAGTTATTTACATATAGGAAAAGTATAAAGTGAATTGCACGGGACAACTCCGATCAAGTTAATAATATCGACCTAATAAAAGTTCAATTGGGGAAAGGACCTACGTCAATATACATTACATGATCGTTCTGTATCCAGTGAAATTAAGCATTCAGGAAAGGTCTTGgttcttggacaaaaaaaaaaaaaaaaaaaaaaaaaaaaaaaaatatatatatatatatatatatatatatatatatatatatacatatatatatatatatatatattatatatatatatatatatatatatatatatattaatttccacccttcctgggtcaccaacagacttactgccacacctacatgtTTTTGATATataactcttgtaagatatcccaTGTCCatatttaccagtgatcaggagcacagaaggaagtgctcgaaatatatggttgcaacgttaaatagtgttttatgggcctttcatcTCCATATTATagtgttgtattacagtaaaaggacactatatatatatatatatatatatatatatatatatatatatatatatatcatattatatatatatacacacacacacacacacacacacaacagtatGCAACACATCCGAAAACCCCAGGAGCAATGCTCAATGTTCTTATAGAAGCCGCGAGGCTTCGAATCAGGTGACTCATGAGACAGTTGAAGCGTGAAACAGTTGGGACGTGGAGCAGCCATAGCGTGACTCGGACAGCTTATAAAACTAGTCGGGTATGAAACAGTTCGAACGTGAGGTGTTTCGAACCCGTCAATTCACCGGGTGTCCGGACCGTTTAATGTACCTTCTGTGGGCTGGCCAATTAGAAGCGGGTATTgtcataaggaggaggaggaggaactggaTATCTTAGGAACAACTGGACGTCGGGCCTGTTGATGGCGACTCCCTCAATACCTCTTCCTCTTCCCGTATATCTTAAAGCATCCTGTGTTTAACGGGAAGTGGGGGTGAACTTATAACTTATTGTTTGGAAAATGGACAAATAAATTTCAAGGAGTTGTTCTAGACTTTCTTTCACGGGCTTTGCCGAATAATTCCTAACACATCTGGGATAAATATTTGAGGCTAAAACCTGCCTTACTTTACCCTTAGTctgtgtagaatttttttttaacatagccTCAATATCATCAATACCAAATAGACCCAGATGCTATAGAGAAACTTGAGTGGACTTTTATAAGTGATAACAACACGCCTTCTAGAATGAAACATGCTAAAGGATTCGGGAAACGCAGAGGAAAGCAGAGAATTCCACTTACCAGCTGGTTAACTCTCCAAATCGTCACGTCCATCTTCAAAGCGGACAGAGAGAGGGCATAGTCCTGATGACGTGGTTGAAGTGAGTCCGAGCTGCAAGTAAAAATTGGAGGTTTTTAAACGGAAAACTTTGAATTCAGCTTGAATATGAGAAGTCCGATTTAATTAGAATTATGGCAGCCATATAAAGGCAGATACCATCCATTTTAATCTAGAGGAACTACTCAAAAAGAGAAGTCCATGCTATACCTAGGTAGGTCTGGGATCCTAGAGATACAATGACTCAGAACTATACTCTgttcttttccatctgtccacccgcctgtggtgtttgcatatgataacactgcgtcccgggttttagatagttacattcagcttacattcaacaataataacaatatcctatttcgaatattaacggtgtaattcgcatacagtacattattaaaacacttttcaattgcaaatgtatacccagatatccttttatttacctaaaacttacacatagcgaacctatctaaagcgcgggacgcagcgttaccatacgcaaacaccacaggcgggtggacagatggaaaaaaacagagtatagtataatATCTTTCCAGGGCGATACCCCCTCTTATTATAAGGCTAAAATCCTAATGAATCTGAGGGGGATGAGATGTGTAATATTCAATCGTTATTTCTCATTTAGAATGTGGAGGTGCAAGGGCATTTGCAAAACGGAACAAATGATACCCGTCACATTTAAAAATGATCATTAGACTTGTATTAACAGCACTGCCTTAATTCAGGAGTGCCCGCCCAGACCAGAAGTCATGGAACAATATGATGATTTTTGATGTCGTATTAAAATGGATTTCGTTAAAGTCTGTCGTGGCAGTCTAATCCCGCCCCAAGTcacaataatattataataatcatcGTTTAGTAAATTCATGATTAACATTACCATTATATGATTACATGCTTCATATTATTACCCTATTAATATGAAAGTAAGGTGACATAACTACTGTACGTCCATTACCTGCCCGCACGAAGTAACTGGCTATACGAAGGTGTTTTAATTAATAACGGAAAATGATGGGACTTTGTGTAATGATGTTTAACTATGATGTGGTGACGTGCTTTCGTCGACCGCAAGAGCAACTCACGCATGCAACTTTGATGTCACGTTACTGTATCACACTGTCAtcatgctcgagagagagagagagagagtgcatgatCCTGCAGGGGGAGTATAATCACAAGTGCCCTTATGTGGCAGTAAAgcttatttttacgttttttttttcccggcCATAATTCTTTTTCACTCTTTCCACAAAATCAACCCGTTCTGATACACTCCCAAGTCATAATTCTTTTTCACTCTTTCCACAAAATCAAATCCGTTCTGTTACACAATCTATAGCAAATTTACATTATCTATAACAAATGAAAGTGGTGCTACGAAAATAATTCTTGCTGTGTTGCACCATCAATAGGAAGTGAAAATAATACTacaaaaattatacttttttttacactATTTATAAATGAGAGAGTCACTGGGTCAGAAAAAATGGTAAACTGATGGGATTCATGGAgagccataaaataaaaaaaaatctagaaacctTGAATTACAGACCTGAGATGCAGCGCGCCTGTTAGCTCGATGCCAGCCTGAGATAGATATCACTAGGAAACTGCTAATACAAGAGCTGAGATCAACAAGCTGCGCTGTAGTCCAgctgagataagagagagagcctgtgtccAGCCTAAGAAAACATCAATCAGACTGCATGAATCCAGCTGCATCTTATAGGTCAGCCTGCAAGACAGCATGAGAAACCATCACTCAGCTGCAGTCCAGCCTGAGAAACATCACTCAGACTGCGTCAAGCCTGAGAAACCATCAACTGATGCAGTTCCAGACCTGAAACCACAATCAGCTCTGGAGTCACTGCAGTCCCAGCCAGAGAAACATCACCTCAGACTGCAGTCCAGCCTGAGAAACCATAACTCAGACTGCAGTCCAGCCTGAGACTCAGCTCAGACTGCCAATCAGCCTGAGAAACCAATCACTCAGACTGCAGTAGCCTGAGAAACCAGCACTCAGACTGCGTGCAAGCCTCAGCGTCCAGACTGAAACACTCAGATCAGTCCAACCTGAGAACCATCAGCTCAGACTGCAGTCAGCCTCAGAAACCATCAGCTCAGACTGCAGTACCAGCCTGAGAACCCATCACTCCGACTGCAGTTCCAGCCTGAGAAACCATCAGTCAGAACTGCTGAGTCAGCTGAGAAAACCATCAGCTCAGACTGCAGTCCAGCCTGAGAAACCATCAGCTCAGACTGCAGTCCAGCCTGAGAAACCATCAGCTCAGACTGACAGTCAGCCTAAGACCATCCAAACTCAGACTGAGGTCCAAGCCCAGAAAACTATCAGCTCAGACTGCAGTTCAGCCTGAGAACCATTGTCAGCTCAGACTGCAGTCAAAAACCTTGAGAAAATTATAAGATCAGACTGCAGCAGCCTGAGGAACCCATCAGCTCAGACTGCAGTCCAGCCTAAGAAACATCATCAAACTCAGGACTGCAGTCCAGCCTGGAGAAAACCATCAGCTAAGACTGAAGTCCAGCCTGAAGAAAAACCATCAACTCGTTTGCAGTCCAGCCTGAGAAAACCATCAGTCAGACTGCAGTCCACCCTCAGAAACTAACAGCTCAGACTGCATTTCAGCCTGAGAAACCATCAGCTCAGACTGCAGTTCAGCCTGAGAAACCATCAGCTCAGACTGCAGTCCAGCCTGAGAAACCATCAGCTCAGACTGCAGTCCAGCCTCAGAAATCATCAACTCAGACTGCAGTCCAAGCCTGGAAACATCAGCTCAGATGACAGTCCAGCCTGAGAAACACTCAGCTCAGAGCAGACTGCAGTCCAACTTGAGAAAATCATCAACTCAGACTGCAGTCCAGCCCTGGAGAAAATCATCAAAGGCTCCAGACTGCGTCAAGCCTGAGAAACCATCAAACTAAGCACTGCAGGTCCAGCCTGAGAAATTATCAACTCAGACTGCAGTCCAGCCTGAGAAACCATCAACTCAGACTGCAGTCCAGCCTGAGAAACCATCAACTCAGACTGCAGTCCAGCCTGAGAAACCATCAACTCAGACTGCAGTCCAGCCTGAGAAACCATCAACTCAGACTGCAGTCCAGCCTGAGAAATCATCAACTCAGACTGCAGTCCAGCCTGAGAAACCATCAACTCAGACTGCAGTCCAGCCTGAGAAACCATCAGCTCAGACTGCAGTCAGCCTGAGAAACCATCAACTCAGACTGCAGTCCAGCCTGAGAAACCATCAGCTCAGACTGCAGTCCGAGAAACCATCAACTCAGACTGTAATCCACCCTGAAAAACCATCAGCTCAGACTGCAGTCCAGCCTGAAAAACCATCAGCTCAGACTGCAGTCCAGCCTGAGAAACATCAACTCAGACTGAGTCCAACTGAAAGAAACCAATCAGCCAGACCGCCAagtccgagaaaaaaaaaacatcaacctCCAACGACTGTAAAATTCCACCTGAAAAACCACAGCTCCAAGACCGCAGTCCAGCCTGAGAAACCATCAACTCAGACTGCAGTCCAGCCTGAGAAACCATCACTCAGAACTGCAGTCCGCTGAGAAACCAACAGCCTTCATAACTTGTAGTCTAGCCTAAAAAGATCATCAGCCTGCAGTCCAGCCTGAGAAACCATCGAGCTGGAGACCTGCATCAGCCTGAGAAACCAAACAGCAGACTACAGTCCAGCATGAGAAACCATCAACTAAAGCCTGCAGTACAGTCTGAGAAACATCACTCAGACTGCAGTCCAGCCTGAGAAACCATTCAAAGCCTCCCCGACTGCAGTCCACTCCTGAGAAACCATCACTGCCTGCAGTCCCGCCTTGAGAAACCATCAACTCAGACCCTGAACGTCCAGCCATGAGATCAACTCAACTGCAGTTCCAGCCTAGAAACCATCAGCTCAGAACCTGCAGAAACCAGCCTGGGAAACCGCATCACTCCTGCAGTCCAGCCTGGAAGAATCACCAACCTCACCTGCAATCCAGCTGAGAAAACCATCAACTCAACTGCAGTCCAGCCTGAGAAACCATCAACTCAGCTGCAGTTCCTCCAGCCCCTGAGAAACCATAACTCAGACTTTGCAGTCCAGCCTGAGAAAACCCATGAGCCTCAGACGCAGTCCAGCCTGAAGAAACCCATCACTCAGACTGCAGTCCAGCCTGAGAAACCATCAGCTCAGGCTGCAGTCCAGCCTGAGAAACCATCAACTCAGACTGCAATCCAGCCTGAGAAACCATAACAGCTCAGACTGCAGTCCAGCCTGAGAAACCATCAGCTCAGGTGCGTCCAGCCTGAAAAACCACAGCTCAGACGCATCCAGCCGAGAACCATCAACTCAGACTGCAGGTCCAGCTCAGACATCCCAAGTCACCTGCAGCCAGCCCTGAGAAACCCTATCAAGCTCAGACCTGCAGTTCAGGCCCTGAAAAACCATCCAGCCTCAAACTGCTTCAAGTCCAGCCTGGAAAAACAATCAGCTAGACTGCAGTCAGCCTGAGAAACCATCAAACTCAGACTGCAGTCCACAGCCTGAGAAACCATCAGCCGTCAGACTGCAGTCTAGCCCTAGAAACcatcaaaaaaaacttcagaCTGCAGTCAGCCTGAGAAACCATCAGCTCAGACAGCAGTCAGCTGAGAAATTAAATCACTCAGAACTGCAGCCTGCTGAGAAACTATCAGCTGCAGCTGAGTCCAGCTAAGAAAATCAATCAGCTCCAGACTGCAGTCCAGCCTTTTGTAGAAACCATCAACTCAGACTGCAGTTCAGCCTGAGAAACCAATCACTTTCAGGCTGCATTTCAGCCCTGAGAAAACCATCCAGCTCAGACTGCATTTCAGCCTGAGAAAACCAAATCAACTCAGACTGCCAGTTCAAGGCCTGAGAAAACCATCCAACTCCCAGAGCTGGCATTTCAGCCTGAGAAACCATCAGCTCAGACTGCAGTTTCCAGCCTGAGAAACCATCCAAACTCAGAAACTGCCCAAGTTCAGGTTGAGAACCTCAACTCAGACTGATTTTTCCagcctgggaagaagaagaaacaatctTCAAGCTCAGACTGCAGTTTCCAGCCTGAGGAAACCAATCAACTCAGACTTGCCATTTCCAGCCTGAGGAAACCATCAAGCTCAGACTGCAGTTCCAGCGGCCTAGAGAAACCAATTCAAGCTCAGGACTGCACCTTTTCATGCCAGATGAAAACAACCGATCAAGCCTCAGACTGGCAGTTTCCAGCCTCAGAGAAACCATCCAAAGCTCAGAAACTTTTGCCAGTTCACCTGAGAAACCATTCGGACTCAAGCTGCAGTCCAAGCCTGAGAAACCAATCAGCTCAGACTGCAGTTCCAAGCCTTGAGAAGAACCTATCAAGCTCCAGACTGCAATTTCAGCCTTGAATGAAACCAGATCAACTCAGGACTGCAATTTCCAGCCTGAGAAGAAACCATCAAGCTCAAGGACTGCTAGTTTTTCCAGCCTTGAGAAAAACCAGTCGAGCTCAGACTGCAGTCCAAGCCTGAGAAACCATCGGAACTCAGAACTGCAAGTCCGTCCAGCCATGAAGAAACCATCAGCTCTAGGGACTGCAGTCCACTACCTTTGAGAAACCATCAGCTCAGGCACTGCAGTTTTTCCAGATGAGAACCATTCAGCTCAGGACTGCAAGTCAGCCACCTTGAGAAACCATTCCAAGCTCAAGCAGCTGCAGTCCAAGCCTGAGAAAACCATCAAGGCTCAGACTTGCAGTTCCACGCCTGAGAAAAACCATCGAGCTCAGACTTGGCAAGTCCAGCCTCCAGAAGAAAAACCAGTTCAGCTCAGACTGCAAGTTCAGcctgagagagaagaaagaaaccaATTCAGCTCAGACTGCAGTCCCAAAGCACCTGAGAAACCATAAACCAAGCAGCCAGGACTGCAGTTCCAGCCTGAGAAACCATCACTCAGCGGCTTGCAGTCCAGCCTGAGAAGACGAAACCCATTTAAACTATTAGACTTGTATGACCTCAAACATCTTATCATCCAGATAAGAATATATTGAAGTTTCAGCACTTAATGCCAGACTGTCAAAAACCTTCAGAAATGTGCAGAGGAGTATTACAAGATTTCCCAAAAGTACTTGAGAGACCATAGCAGCCCATGAATAAGACTGGGTGGACCACCACTATTCACCtcttgttgtttaagattaagctggccttatgccagcacaggctcttgctcatagagcagcccgtagacacACCTCTTGTCATGGATTGCTGAAAGCTTAGCCTTTTTCAATCATTTTATAAAGCGAATTATCTTGCCGGGAATCTGTCAAAGTCTCTCATAGTTGGTATTTGCTATTTCATCTTTATACAACTATATACTTGCTTGGTGTTAGTGATGCTTTTATAATTTACTGCACATGGAGATGTTATGTAACTTCATCGAAGCTTCATTTAACAAAATGTATTTCTATACTTTTTTCATGGATTATACATTCGATAAAGGCTTGGGGAAGCTGGCTCTCAAGATGAAATTTCCTTTCAATTACCTTAAACCATTTCCTTGTACACAAAGTAAGAAGAATTCTTATACGAAGTGGCTTCCCAT
This is a stretch of genomic DNA from Macrobrachium nipponense isolate FS-2020 chromosome 46, ASM1510439v2, whole genome shotgun sequence. It encodes these proteins:
- the LOC135214654 gene encoding S-antigen protein-like, producing MVSQAGLQSELMVSQAGLRSWSCGFSGGILQSLEAGLQSELMVSQAGLQSELMISQAGLQSELMVSQAGLQSELMVSQAGLQSELMVSQAGLQSELMVSQAGLQSELIISQSELMISEAGLQSELMVSQAGLQSELMVSQAELQSELMVSQAEMQSELLVSEGGLQSD